One genomic segment of Cyanobium sp. WAJ14-Wanaka includes these proteins:
- a CDS encoding ribbon-helix-helix domain-containing protein produces the protein MATRQTSSSGRPKSPRVQVVLPEELCQRLADLAEGESRTVSNMAKVLIQQGVERLERARPAPMGQAPAVLADSQQFRQALEQQERQQPQRLRGAPRRLRLLRPS, from the coding sequence GTGGCGACTAGGCAGACCTCCTCCAGTGGCCGCCCCAAATCCCCCAGGGTCCAGGTGGTGCTGCCTGAAGAGCTTTGCCAGCGTTTGGCCGATTTGGCCGAGGGCGAATCCCGCACGGTCAGCAACATGGCCAAGGTGCTGATCCAGCAAGGGGTGGAGCGCCTCGAGCGGGCCCGCCCTGCGCCCATGGGCCAGGCCCCTGCCGTATTGGCCGATTCCCAGCAGTTTCGCCAAGCCCTCGAGCAACAGGAACGGCAGCAGCCCCAGCGGCTGCGGGGTGCCCCCAGGCGGCTGCGCCTGCTGCGCCCCAGCTAG
- a CDS encoding DUF2973 domain-containing protein, with product MNAFLSQILPLLYGLSFLILLWQAFKVMAQGFKAVPRPGDKVTGPTGLDRTGMVTIHPELLDAEGQITQEDLLTVRFSGDNEKWVLPKESPD from the coding sequence ATGAACGCCTTCCTTTCCCAAATCCTGCCCCTGCTCTACGGCCTCAGCTTTTTGATCCTGCTCTGGCAGGCCTTCAAGGTGATGGCCCAGGGCTTCAAGGCAGTGCCAAGACCCGGCGACAAAGTCACTGGCCCCACTGGCCTGGATCGCACTGGAATGGTCACCATCCACCCCGAGCTGCTGGATGCGGAAGGTCAGATCACCCAGGAAGATCTGCTCACCGTGCGCTTCAGCGGCGACAACGAGAAGTGGGTCCTGCCCAAGGAAAGCCCCGATTAA
- a CDS encoding ABC-F family ATP-binding cassette domain-containing protein, with translation MLRLERIGKIYPTGEVLRDVTWEVKAGDRIGLVGVNGAGKSTQMKIIAGLEEPSSGLVVRQGEPRIAYLQQEFDVDPERSVRQELFQAFGEAAEVLDRQKAVEDAMGSNRAASDPDHLDELIHELGHLHSRFEALHGYELEARIDKLLPTIGFSAEGAEQLVGDYSGGWQMRIALGKILLQEPDLLLLDEPTNHLDVETIQWLEGYLVEQSAALVVISHDRTFLDRICNQIVETERGISRSYLGNYSAHLEQKAFEREANQAAFDRQQKELSSQQAYIDRFRASATRSTQAKSREKLLDKVERLEAPMEGVGGPRFRFPDAPRSGRLVAEISDLSHSYGDQILFLGAELQVERGDRIAFVGPNGAGKSTLLRLVMGLEQPDGGLAGLGEHNVVAGYFEQNQAEALDLSKTVIDTIFEVVPDWTQTQVRSLLGSFCFSNESVFKEAGKLSGGEKARLALALMLLTPCNLLVLDEPTNHLDIPAKQMLEDALIDYEGGALLVSHDRYFISRVANKIVEIREGELVPYLGDYAYYQEKKAEEAELAVTEQAEKAKAAKQTANRQKQQSKKSGQKTGQKSVPKAEAA, from the coding sequence GTGCTCCGTCTCGAACGCATCGGCAAGATTTATCCCACCGGTGAGGTGCTGCGAGATGTCACCTGGGAAGTTAAAGCCGGAGACCGGATTGGCCTGGTAGGGGTCAACGGGGCCGGCAAATCGACCCAGATGAAAATCATTGCCGGCCTGGAGGAACCCAGCAGCGGCCTGGTGGTGCGCCAGGGTGAGCCCCGCATTGCCTACCTCCAGCAGGAGTTCGATGTGGATCCCGAGCGCAGCGTGCGCCAGGAACTATTCCAAGCCTTCGGTGAGGCCGCTGAGGTGCTCGACCGGCAAAAGGCCGTAGAAGATGCCATGGGCAGCAACAGGGCCGCCAGCGACCCGGACCATCTCGACGAGCTGATCCATGAATTGGGTCACTTGCACAGCCGCTTTGAGGCTCTACACGGCTACGAACTGGAAGCCCGAATCGATAAGTTGTTGCCCACCATTGGCTTCAGTGCCGAGGGGGCGGAACAACTAGTAGGCGACTATTCGGGCGGCTGGCAGATGCGCATTGCCCTGGGGAAAATCCTCCTGCAGGAGCCCGACTTACTGCTACTCGATGAACCAACCAACCACCTAGACGTCGAGACGATCCAGTGGCTGGAGGGCTACCTGGTGGAGCAAAGCGCAGCTTTGGTGGTCATCAGCCACGACCGCACCTTCCTGGATCGGATCTGCAACCAAATCGTGGAAACCGAGCGCGGCATCTCCCGCTCCTACCTCGGCAATTACAGCGCCCACCTGGAGCAAAAAGCCTTCGAGCGGGAAGCCAACCAGGCGGCCTTCGACCGTCAGCAAAAGGAGCTGAGTAGCCAACAGGCCTACATCGACCGCTTCCGGGCCAGCGCCACCCGCTCCACCCAGGCAAAGAGCCGGGAAAAATTGCTCGACAAAGTCGAGCGGCTCGAGGCCCCCATGGAGGGTGTGGGCGGACCACGCTTTCGCTTCCCCGATGCACCCCGCTCCGGGCGATTGGTGGCTGAAATCAGTGACCTCAGCCACAGCTATGGCGATCAAATTCTGTTTCTTGGCGCCGAATTGCAGGTGGAGAGGGGCGATCGGATTGCCTTTGTGGGCCCCAATGGGGCAGGCAAATCCACCCTCCTGCGCCTGGTGATGGGGTTAGAGCAGCCCGATGGCGGCCTGGCTGGCCTGGGGGAACACAACGTGGTGGCTGGCTATTTCGAGCAAAACCAAGCCGAAGCCCTCGACCTCTCCAAAACCGTTATTGACACGATCTTTGAGGTGGTGCCGGATTGGACCCAAACCCAGGTGCGCTCCCTACTGGGCAGCTTCTGCTTCAGCAATGAATCGGTCTTCAAGGAGGCCGGCAAGCTCTCCGGAGGCGAAAAAGCAAGGCTGGCCCTGGCCCTGATGCTGCTGACCCCCTGCAACCTGCTGGTGCTCGACGAGCCCACTAACCACCTGGATATTCCGGCCAAACAGATGCTCGAAGACGCCCTGATCGACTACGAGGGCGGAGCGCTGCTGGTCTCCCACGACCGCTATTTCATCTCAAGGGTGGCCAACAAAATCGTCGAGATTCGCGAGGGCGAGCTGGTGCCCTATCTCGGCGACTACGCCTACTACCAGGAGAAGAAGGCCGAAGAGGCTGAATTGGCCGTGACGGAGCAGGCCGAGAAGGCCAAGGCCGCCAAGCAGACCGCGAACCGCCAAAAGCAGCAGTCAAAAAAGTCGGGCCAGAAGACGGGGCAGAAGTCGGTCCCAAAGGCTGAGGCCGCCTAA
- a CDS encoding anhydro-N-acetylmuramic acid kinase: MRVLGLMSGTSADGVDAVLANFAGPLGRPRWKILGRAAITYPAALRQQIVAVGQGEPTSASALLELAEELTNQHALAARSCDPTGQAQLVGCHGQTLWHRPPGPERLGASWQLLRAPQLAQQLNRPVVFDFRSADLALGGQGAPLVPAADAALLPAIGGWRALLNLGGIANLTLLPPAQGPEARASVLGWDCGPANSLVDMAVQRFSAGEQGFDEGGLWAAKGQVDWGVIEEWLQEPYFQQVPPKSTGREKFGQSDLEQRLARLEKASQLDAADAIATLTAFTAAVVAQDLALAPPALELLVAGGGARNPVLMAQLRSRCRGLAVESMAGLGIGEGDREALAFALLAWWQLKGHPGNLPSVTGATRPSVLGVCVRPG; this comes from the coding sequence ATGCGGGTTCTGGGCTTGATGAGCGGCACCAGCGCCGATGGCGTTGATGCCGTGCTGGCCAACTTCGCGGGGCCCCTAGGGCGGCCCCGCTGGAAAATATTGGGGCGGGCGGCGATTACCTATCCAGCCGCCCTCCGCCAACAAATTGTGGCCGTGGGCCAGGGCGAACCCACCAGCGCCTCGGCCCTATTGGAATTGGCCGAAGAGCTCACCAACCAGCACGCCCTCGCGGCCCGCTCCTGTGACCCCACGGGCCAGGCCCAACTGGTTGGCTGCCACGGCCAAACCCTCTGGCACAGGCCGCCAGGGCCCGAGCGCCTTGGCGCCAGCTGGCAACTACTTAGGGCACCCCAGCTGGCCCAGCAGCTGAACAGGCCGGTGGTGTTCGATTTTCGCAGCGCCGATTTGGCCCTTGGCGGCCAGGGGGCACCCCTGGTACCGGCGGCAGATGCTGCCCTACTGCCTGCCATTGGCGGCTGGCGGGCCCTGCTCAACCTGGGCGGCATTGCCAACCTGACCCTGCTGCCACCGGCCCAGGGGCCTGAGGCCAGAGCGTCAGTTTTGGGCTGGGATTGCGGCCCGGCCAACAGCCTGGTGGACATGGCCGTACAACGCTTTAGTGCTGGTGAGCAAGGTTTTGATGAAGGTGGCCTCTGGGCCGCCAAGGGGCAGGTGGATTGGGGAGTAATCGAGGAATGGCTCCAGGAGCCCTATTTCCAACAAGTGCCACCCAAATCCACGGGCCGGGAAAAATTTGGCCAATCCGACCTGGAACAGCGCCTGGCCAGACTGGAAAAGGCCAGCCAGCTCGATGCGGCCGATGCGATCGCCACCCTCACGGCCTTCACTGCTGCGGTGGTGGCCCAGGACCTGGCCCTGGCACCTCCGGCCCTAGAGCTGCTGGTGGCCGGGGGTGGGGCCCGAAACCCCGTGCTGATGGCCCAGCTACGCAGCAGGTGCCGCGGCCTGGCGGTCGAATCCATGGCGGGGCTGGGGATTGGGGAGGGCGACCGGGAGGCCCTGGCCTTTGCCCTACTGGCCTGGTGGCAACTGAAAGGCCATCCAGGCAACTTGCCCTCGGTTACAGGGGCAACACGGCCAAGCGTGCTCGGGGTCTGCGTAAGGCCCGGCTAG